One window of Cohnella hashimotonis genomic DNA carries:
- a CDS encoding peroxiredoxin-like family protein has translation MTIKPLLDQAKDHFIAVAPEEVQSQVFRHIKEQQASGIVLGLQEGDQAPNFTLASPLGERVNLYDELAKGPVVLTFYRGSWCPFCNIQLRAYQQLLPEIGRLGGQLMAVSLQSPDNSLSHQEKENLTFHVLSDSNGHVADSYRVLYELPDYLQNLYEKSGMDLAKFNQTDRWILPITATFIVDKEGIIRRAHVNPDLMKRMEPEDIIDQLKKLTP, from the coding sequence ATGACGATCAAACCATTATTGGATCAAGCGAAGGACCATTTTATCGCTGTCGCGCCCGAAGAAGTGCAATCTCAGGTTTTTCGGCACATCAAGGAGCAGCAAGCGTCCGGTATCGTTCTCGGTTTGCAGGAAGGGGACCAAGCTCCGAATTTTACGCTGGCCAGCCCGCTCGGAGAGCGGGTGAATCTATATGACGAGCTTGCGAAAGGACCGGTCGTTCTGACCTTTTACCGCGGCAGCTGGTGTCCGTTTTGCAATATCCAGCTTCGAGCCTACCAGCAGTTGTTGCCGGAGATCGGGAGGCTTGGCGGCCAACTGATGGCCGTGTCGCTGCAAAGCCCCGACAACTCGCTGTCCCATCAGGAGAAGGAGAACCTCACCTTCCACGTGTTAAGCGATTCGAACGGCCACGTCGCGGACAGCTACCGGGTGCTGTACGAATTACCGGATTACCTGCAGAACCTCTATGAGAAATCCGGGATGGATCTCGCGAAGTTCAATCAAACCGACCGCTGGATTCTACCGATTACGGCGACGTTTATCGTGGATAAGGAAGGAATCATCCGCCGCGCGCACGTGAATCCG
- a CDS encoding NAD(P)H-dependent oxidoreductase, whose translation MVGTESQKQEILKAYQFRFACRSFDPNKKIPDEDFHFILETGRLSPSSAGLEPWKLVVIQDAALREKLKPVTAGAQSSLPTASHFVVILARQGLRHDSAHVTKMVNDVHNFPEALIPHFLGSYQTFVETELEDNDRLLFEWASKQTYIALGNMMTAAAQIGIDSCPIEGFDRQKVTAILQNEGIINGDDFGLACMVAFGYRQEDPKRPKARQTLDEIVEWR comes from the coding sequence ATGGTAGGGACGGAGAGCCAAAAACAAGAAATTTTGAAAGCTTATCAATTCAGGTTTGCTTGCAGGTCATTCGACCCGAACAAAAAGATTCCGGATGAAGATTTTCACTTTATATTGGAGACCGGAAGACTGTCTCCAAGCTCGGCAGGCCTCGAGCCTTGGAAGCTTGTCGTGATCCAAGATGCTGCGCTTCGTGAAAAATTAAAGCCTGTAACCGCCGGTGCCCAGAGTTCGCTGCCCACGGCCAGTCACTTTGTCGTAATCTTAGCCAGACAAGGCTTAAGGCATGACTCCGCTCATGTGACTAAAATGGTGAATGACGTTCATAATTTCCCTGAAGCGCTTATTCCGCATTTCCTGGGTTCCTATCAAACCTTCGTGGAAACGGAGCTCGAAGACAACGATCGTCTCCTTTTCGAGTGGGCCAGCAAACAAACCTATATCGCATTGGGCAACATGATGACCGCCGCGGCTCAAATCGGCATTGATTCGTGTCCGATCGAAGGCTTTGACAGACAAAAGGTGACCGCTATTCTGCAAAATGAAGGAATTATAAACGGCGACGATTTCGGTTTAGCCTGTATGGTCGCTTTCGGATATCGTCAGGAGGATCCCAAACGTCCGAAAGCAAGGCAAACGCTCGATGAGATTGTGGAGTGGCGGTAA
- a CDS encoding AI-2E family transporter, which translates to MPHAKFFRIILSVIFVLLAIFLLFLDRFMFAPIVRMFEILILPITLSGFLYYLLRPIVGFLHNRGMKRLLAVTLLYLVFAGLIALFVWLVWPTLRDQTNNFINSAPKVVEDLSDQVQDKTDDGSVVSSVLPESFDLETRISEYAQKAGAWASTYLTSIISVISRAVVLIGVVPVILFFMLKDGRKLEDSLLYLVPRKYKAEGRAALSEIDEALGSFIVSRVVLNIILGGLMYVGFLFIGLPYALMLVLVAVVLNFIPYIGAILSSVPVLVVAFMESPMMALWSLLIILAAQQIQDHILTPIIFGRTMAIHPVTIIVLLLLGGDLAGVLGMLLSIPFYIVVKILFTHIYKLFFQEKVEEIVE; encoded by the coding sequence ATGCCGCATGCGAAGTTTTTTCGAATCATTCTCAGCGTTATTTTTGTGCTGCTGGCGATCTTTCTTCTCTTCCTTGATCGCTTCATGTTCGCGCCGATCGTTCGGATGTTCGAGATTCTGATTCTGCCGATCACGCTGTCCGGCTTTCTTTATTACCTTCTTCGCCCGATCGTCGGCTTTCTACATAACCGGGGGATGAAGCGTTTGCTTGCGGTTACGCTGCTCTATTTGGTGTTTGCGGGTTTAATCGCTCTTTTTGTCTGGCTGGTGTGGCCGACGCTGCGCGATCAGACGAACAACTTTATCAACAGTGCGCCCAAAGTCGTGGAGGACCTGAGCGATCAGGTTCAGGATAAGACCGACGACGGGAGCGTGGTCTCCTCGGTCCTGCCGGAGTCGTTCGATTTGGAAACTCGCATTTCGGAGTACGCCCAGAAGGCAGGCGCTTGGGCTTCTACGTACCTGACGAGCATCATTTCAGTCATCTCGCGTGCCGTCGTGCTGATCGGGGTCGTGCCGGTCATTCTCTTCTTTATGCTCAAGGACGGGCGCAAGCTGGAGGATTCCCTGTTGTATCTGGTGCCGCGCAAATACAAGGCCGAAGGGCGTGCGGCCCTGTCGGAGATTGACGAAGCACTCGGTTCGTTTATCGTAAGCCGGGTCGTGCTGAACATCATTCTCGGCGGTCTCATGTACGTCGGCTTCCTTTTTATCGGGCTTCCGTATGCATTGATGCTTGTGCTAGTAGCCGTCGTGCTGAACTTTATTCCGTACATCGGCGCCATTCTATCGTCTGTTCCCGTCCTCGTTGTCGCATTTATGGAATCTCCCATGATGGCGCTCTGGTCGCTGCTCATTATTCTGGCTGCGCAGCAGATTCAGGACCATATTCTGACGCCGATCATCTTCGGGCGGACGATGGCGATTCATCCCGTGACCATTATCGTGCTCCTGCTGCTTGGCGGCGATCTCGCCGGCGTGCTGGGCATGCTGCTGAGCATCCCGTTCTATATTGTCGTTAAAATTTTATTTACGCACATTTACAAGCTATTCTTCCAGGAGAAGGTGGAAGAGATCGTGGAATAG
- a CDS encoding MarR family winged helix-turn-helix transcriptional regulator, whose product MSDERKEIAKQLMESYFQSQVSGNMMQNRAVYNQKPGEIMVLYFISMNVKDSDTGLMVSEISGKLNVTSPTITQHINSLEAQELVKRLADPADRRVVRIQLTDQGKAYIQRINEARLNMFVDLVSHLGEGESKQFADMMKKASEYMLKQQAFYIRSFSAE is encoded by the coding sequence TTGTCCGATGAGCGGAAGGAAATCGCAAAGCAGTTAATGGAATCGTACTTTCAATCGCAAGTCAGCGGAAATATGATGCAGAATCGCGCGGTGTACAATCAGAAGCCAGGCGAGATCATGGTTCTCTACTTCATCAGCATGAACGTCAAGGATAGCGATACGGGACTGATGGTGTCGGAGATAAGCGGTAAATTGAATGTGACTTCGCCGACGATCACGCAGCATATCAACAGTCTGGAAGCGCAGGAGCTGGTCAAGCGTCTTGCCGATCCTGCCGATCGGCGAGTCGTCAGAATCCAGCTTACGGATCAAGGCAAAGCGTATATTCAACGTATCAATGAAGCCCGCCTTAACATGTTCGTTGACTTGGTCAGCCATCTTGGAGAGGGAGAAAGCAAGCAATTTGCCGATATGATGAAAAAGGCCTCGGAGTATATGCTCAAGCAACAAGCGTTCTACATTCGAAGCTTCTCTGCGGAGTAA
- a CDS encoding SDR family NAD(P)-dependent oxidoreductase: MKYTVITGASSGIGYEAALAFAARGKNLILAARRTGELERLKSKVADLNPGLDVVLRTVDLSVAADVYEFYISLADYPIETWINNAGAGSFASVGEQNLNKVTTMLHLNIEALTVLTTLYVRDYANVEGTQIINVSSGGGYQIVGNSVAYCATKFYASAFTEGVAQELKERGAALRAKVLAPAATATEFIKSALDLEAFHYEGVVPKFHTAKEMAGFMLDLYDNEKVVGIVNGSTYDFELRDPIYPYVGRARG; encoded by the coding sequence ATGAAGTATACGGTGATTACGGGAGCAAGCTCGGGAATCGGGTATGAAGCGGCTCTTGCTTTTGCGGCACGCGGAAAAAACTTGATTCTGGCAGCCCGCAGAACCGGGGAATTGGAACGTTTAAAATCAAAGGTGGCCGACCTTAACCCCGGCCTGGATGTTGTCCTTCGAACGGTCGACTTGTCCGTTGCCGCCGATGTTTATGAATTTTACATAAGCCTTGCGGATTATCCGATCGAGACCTGGATCAATAATGCGGGAGCTGGAAGCTTCGCCTCCGTCGGAGAGCAAAATTTAAACAAAGTGACGACGATGCTTCACTTGAATATCGAAGCCTTAACTGTGCTTACTACCCTTTATGTTCGCGATTATGCAAATGTCGAAGGGACGCAGATCATCAATGTTTCTTCAGGAGGAGGCTACCAGATTGTCGGCAATTCCGTAGCCTACTGCGCGACAAAGTTCTATGCAAGTGCCTTTACGGAAGGCGTCGCGCAGGAATTGAAGGAACGTGGCGCTGCGCTCCGAGCCAAAGTGTTGGCCCCCGCGGCTACAGCGACTGAATTTATAAAAAGCGCTTTGGATTTAGAAGCGTTTCATTATGAAGGCGTCGTTCCGAAGTTTCATACCGCCAAAGAAATGGCTGGGTTTATGTTGGATCTCTACGACAACGAGAAAGTCGTTGGCATCGTGAACGGAAGCACGTACGACTTCGAATTAAGAGATCCGATCTACCCGTATGTGGGAAGGGCGAGAGGGTAG
- a CDS encoding SDR family NAD(P)-dependent oxidoreductase, whose product MTKLQGKVAVVTGGTSGIGLATAQRLVQEGAYVYVTGRRQAELDAAVAAIGSNVTGVRGDVSRLADLDHLYEVVRSLHNQIDILFVNAGGGEFAPLGNITEEHYEKTFNINVKGTLFTVQKALPLLKDGASIILTSSLAASSGMPAFSVYSATKAAIRSFARGWIVDLQSRKIRVNAISPGVIHTPGLTGLASSEEESQQFLQQMAQQIPLERVGKPEEVASAVVFLASDDSSFINGIELFIDGGQSQI is encoded by the coding sequence ATGACAAAGCTTCAAGGTAAGGTTGCAGTCGTTACAGGCGGAACATCGGGGATCGGATTGGCGACCGCACAGCGGCTCGTTCAAGAAGGGGCTTACGTGTACGTCACGGGTCGTCGTCAGGCTGAACTCGATGCGGCCGTAGCGGCAATCGGTTCGAATGTAACGGGCGTTCGCGGCGACGTGTCCCGGCTGGCCGATCTGGATCATTTGTACGAAGTCGTTCGCAGCCTTCATAACCAAATCGATATTTTATTCGTAAATGCAGGCGGCGGCGAATTCGCTCCGCTGGGGAACATTACGGAAGAACATTACGAGAAGACCTTTAACATCAATGTAAAAGGAACCCTCTTCACCGTTCAAAAAGCGCTGCCGCTTTTAAAGGACGGAGCCTCTATCATTCTTACCAGTTCTTTGGCCGCTTCATCGGGCATGCCGGCCTTCAGCGTATACAGCGCCACGAAAGCGGCGATTCGCAGTTTTGCCAGAGGGTGGATCGTCGATCTGCAATCCCGCAAAATTCGGGTTAACGCCATCAGCCCCGGCGTCATTCATACGCCAGGGTTGACGGGACTTGCAAGCAGCGAAGAAGAATCGCAGCAGTTTTTGCAGCAAATGGCGCAGCAAATTCCGTTGGAGCGCGTAGGGAAACCGGAAGAAGTCGCGAGCGCCGTCGTATTTCTGGCATCCGACGACAGCAGCTTCATCAACGGCATCGAACTGTTCATCGATGGCGGGCAGAGCCAGATTTAA
- a CDS encoding TetR/AcrR family transcriptional regulator, which produces MAKGRPRAFNIETALDQALDLFWRKGYEGTTISDLTEAMGINTPSLYKAFGNKEQLFLRILDRYAEGPAAYMMDAFKQTTARGMIEALLYGAAHATTDPATPGGCLTIHGAISTGEAGQAVKHELDARRAGGEAAMRERFKQAQTEGEIPLDVDADRLAAFYSTVFQGLAVQGGAGASESKLRHVVDMALQLWPGSPE; this is translated from the coding sequence ATGGCAAAAGGAAGACCTCGCGCTTTTAATATCGAGACTGCATTGGATCAGGCCCTCGATCTGTTCTGGCGAAAAGGCTATGAGGGCACGACCATTTCCGATCTTACGGAAGCGATGGGCATTAATACGCCCAGTCTCTATAAAGCGTTCGGCAATAAAGAGCAGCTTTTTTTACGAATATTGGACAGGTATGCCGAAGGTCCGGCCGCTTATATGATGGACGCTTTTAAGCAGACGACCGCTCGCGGAATGATCGAGGCATTATTGTATGGCGCGGCGCATGCAACAACGGATCCGGCGACCCCGGGCGGCTGCCTGACGATCCATGGCGCAATCTCGACGGGAGAGGCGGGCCAAGCCGTCAAGCATGAGCTGGATGCCAGACGTGCGGGCGGCGAAGCCGCTATGCGGGAAAGGTTCAAGCAGGCGCAGACAGAAGGCGAGATTCCATTGGACGTGGATGCGGATCGTCTGGCGGCATTTTACAGCACTGTTTTTCAAGGGCTTGCGGTCCAGGGCGGCGCCGGCGCCAGCGAGTCCAAGCTGCGGCATGTAGTAGATATGGCGCTTCAGCTCTGGCCCGGTTCGCCCGAATAA
- a CDS encoding winged helix-turn-helix transcriptional regulator codes for MIQFRDKAYRCTSEVAMQLVSGKWKVLILSLLHDQTFRFGELQKRMPGATHKMLTEQLRDLERDGLIARSVYPVVPLKVEYDLTDRGKRLAPILQQLCEFGADYIDSFPAEASAEEDRRA; via the coding sequence ATGATTCAGTTCAGGGACAAAGCGTACCGCTGCACCTCCGAGGTCGCGATGCAGCTCGTAAGCGGCAAATGGAAAGTTCTTATACTGAGCCTGCTGCACGACCAAACCTTCCGGTTCGGCGAGCTGCAGAAGCGCATGCCAGGCGCGACCCACAAGATGCTGACCGAGCAGCTGCGCGACCTCGAACGTGACGGGCTGATCGCACGCAGCGTGTATCCCGTGGTCCCGCTCAAGGTGGAGTACGATCTGACCGACCGCGGCAAGCGGCTGGCGCCCATCCTCCAGCAGCTGTGCGAATTCGGGGCCGATTATATCGACAGCTTCCCGGCCGAAGCTTCGGCGGAGGAGGACCGGCGAGCCTGA
- a CDS encoding amino acid ABC transporter permease: MASERLDRIMEIISMSLQPLLKGTVLYTIPISLLSFALGLVFALAIALAGLSANPYARVPARVYVWIIRCTPILVQLFLIFYGLPSLGILLSPFASIVISLTISEAAYSSEIMRAAILSIPRGQWRAGYALGMSPSQNLVRVILPQAFRICVPSFGNQFITLFKTSSLAALVTIPDLFGAAKLIAASTFEPMLLYLIAGTYYLVLCSALTIWQSRLERRLGAYQT; the protein is encoded by the coding sequence ATGGCTTCAGAACGATTAGACCGAATCATGGAGATCATCTCCATGTCGCTGCAGCCCTTGCTGAAGGGGACGGTCCTGTATACGATCCCGATCTCGCTGCTTTCCTTCGCGCTCGGACTCGTATTTGCGCTGGCCATCGCCCTCGCAGGCTTATCGGCCAACCCCTATGCCCGGGTTCCCGCCCGGGTGTATGTGTGGATCATTCGCTGTACGCCGATTCTGGTGCAGCTCTTTCTCATATTCTACGGTCTGCCAAGCCTTGGCATTCTGCTGTCGCCGTTCGCCAGCATCGTAATCAGCCTGACGATCTCCGAGGCGGCCTATTCGTCGGAGATTATGCGGGCGGCCATCCTGTCGATCCCGCGCGGACAATGGCGGGCAGGCTATGCGCTCGGCATGTCGCCGAGCCAGAACCTCGTCCGTGTGATTTTGCCGCAGGCGTTCCGGATTTGCGTGCCAAGCTTCGGCAATCAATTCATCACGCTGTTTAAAACCTCGTCGTTAGCCGCGCTCGTGACGATCCCCGATTTGTTCGGCGCCGCCAAGCTCATCGCCGCCTCGACCTTCGAGCCGATGCTGCTGTACCTGATCGCAGGCACGTATTATCTCGTTCTCTGCTCCGCGCTGACGATCTGGCAATCCCGGCTGGAGCGGCGGCTTGGCGCCTATCAGACCTAA
- a CDS encoding amino acid ABC transporter ATP-binding protein — translation MLTLQGLTKQFGDVPVLKAIDLELSQGTTTVVIGPSGSGKSTLLNCINLLELPTGGSIRLGESQLRFSQADKPNPKAILDFRRQTGTVFQGNHLFPHMTALENVMVGPITARRLTRADARALAVKLLEQVGLGAFRDRYPYQLSGGQQQRVGIARAMSMEPQILLFDEPTSALDPELVGEVLEVMRALSRSGITLVVVTHELEFASRVADRVLFMDQGTILENGTPEDVFVHSRQERVRQFVSRLAPGFSSLFPAYSI, via the coding sequence CTGCTTACTCTTCAAGGCTTAACGAAGCAATTCGGCGACGTACCGGTGCTGAAGGCGATCGACCTGGAGCTGTCGCAAGGGACGACGACGGTCGTGATCGGGCCGTCCGGCTCGGGCAAGTCGACGCTGCTGAATTGCATCAACTTATTGGAGCTTCCGACCGGCGGGAGCATCCGCCTCGGCGAGTCGCAGCTTCGCTTCTCGCAAGCGGACAAGCCGAACCCGAAGGCTATTCTGGATTTTCGTCGGCAGACCGGGACGGTTTTTCAGGGCAACCACCTGTTTCCTCATATGACCGCACTCGAAAACGTGATGGTCGGCCCGATCACCGCGCGCCGGTTAACCCGTGCCGACGCAAGGGCGCTCGCCGTCAAGCTGCTGGAGCAAGTCGGCCTCGGGGCCTTCCGGGACCGCTATCCTTACCAGCTGTCGGGCGGACAGCAGCAGCGGGTCGGCATCGCTCGGGCGATGTCGATGGAGCCGCAGATTCTCCTGTTCGACGAGCCGACCTCGGCGCTCGATCCGGAGCTGGTCGGCGAGGTTCTGGAGGTCATGCGCGCCTTGAGCCGCTCCGGCATCACGCTTGTCGTCGTGACGCACGAGCTGGAATTCGCCAGCCGGGTCGCAGACCGGGTGCTGTTCATGGACCAGGGCACGATCCTGGAGAACGGCACGCCCGAGGACGTCTTCGTGCATTCCCGCCAGGAACGGGTTCGGCAATTCGTGAGCCGCCTGGCGCCGGGGTTCTCTTCGCTATTCCCTGCGTATTCCATTTAA
- a CDS encoding transporter substrate-binding domain-containing protein, which translates to MFRKMAFLMVAAGLLLSACSAKSQSGSTLAQLKKKGEIVVATTGTYPPYSFHDASGLTGFDIDISNEVGKRIGLKVKFAEVEFAGMFSGLDGGRFDTIPQLSITEERQKKYDFSDPYQFSNLTLIVLEENKEINSFADLKGKKTNGLAESVQGALALKYGATLVPENGDSVELLQSKRVDALIYNSLYFLDLQKKRPDLKIKVVDQSDDLETAAFLFRKGNADTVEAFDEALKAMHADGTYARISTKYFGKDISEGVKL; encoded by the coding sequence GTGTTCAGAAAAATGGCATTTCTTATGGTTGCGGCAGGATTGCTCCTGAGCGCATGCAGCGCCAAGAGCCAGTCCGGCAGCACGCTTGCGCAATTGAAGAAAAAAGGGGAGATCGTCGTCGCAACCACCGGCACGTATCCGCCTTACTCGTTCCACGACGCCAGCGGTTTAACCGGCTTCGATATCGATATTTCCAATGAAGTCGGCAAGCGGATCGGCCTGAAGGTGAAGTTTGCCGAGGTCGAGTTCGCCGGCATGTTCTCGGGCCTGGACGGCGGCCGTTTCGATACGATCCCGCAGCTGTCCATTACCGAGGAGCGTCAGAAGAAGTACGACTTTTCGGATCCCTATCAATTTTCCAACCTGACCCTGATCGTGCTCGAGGAGAACAAGGAGATCAACAGCTTCGCGGATTTGAAGGGGAAGAAGACAAACGGGCTTGCGGAATCCGTACAAGGGGCGCTTGCGTTAAAATACGGTGCCACGCTGGTGCCGGAAAATGGCGACTCCGTCGAGCTGCTGCAATCGAAGCGGGTCGATGCGCTTATCTATAACAGCTTGTATTTCCTGGACTTGCAGAAAAAACGGCCCGATCTCAAGATCAAAGTGGTCGACCAGTCCGACGACCTGGAGACCGCGGCATTCCTGTTCCGGAAGGGCAATGCGGATACGGTGGAAGCCTTCGACGAAGCGCTGAAGGCGATGCACGCGGACGGCACCTACGCCAGAATTTCGACGAAATACTTTGGCAAGGACATTTCCGAAGGCGTAAAACTGTAA
- a CDS encoding ABC-F family ATP-binding cassette domain-containing protein yields the protein MSVIRLENVTKKYEDSMVFRDIYFRVMQGERIGLIGRNGAGKSTVFKLILGQEEPTSGRVEIDPQVKIGYFSQFSELRGGLSVQQELEACFELVAAIERELQEVGEKLGVAADDREMDRLLARQAELFEQMEHLDGWNVSVEIDTVLTKLGFNDRSRHQPIDELSGGWRNRAALAKMLIQLPDVVLLDEPTNYLDMEGIAWLEQWLYRFKGAMILVSHDRQFIDKVVTRTIEIENYHFQEYEGNYTDYVRKKKMRKKELDRQFEWEEELLLMESEAIDDRANRKSGSKDRLSRKLADNKKRIEPHPVNVLITDIYERLRFPDKLCEAKKIGQTYEGRQIFENVSFDIQKEDRLVIVGPNGSGKSTLIKALTGQEKPESGEVVWEKGVSYAYFNRMWEELDPKDTVSHAVNTYGLGLDAPRKKVNKFLAMLQFSEADLSKAIGNLSGGQKARVALAKCLLSGAAVIILDEPTNHLDLTSIQVMEQALIHFPGAVITVSHDRFFIDKIGTKMLTFDPLTGVTEQSL from the coding sequence ATGAGCGTCATACGTTTGGAGAACGTCACGAAGAAGTACGAAGATTCGATGGTTTTTCGCGATATTTATTTTCGGGTGATGCAAGGTGAACGGATCGGTCTCATCGGACGGAATGGCGCCGGCAAGTCGACGGTATTCAAGCTCATCCTGGGGCAGGAGGAACCGACGTCCGGCAGGGTAGAGATCGATCCACAGGTGAAAATCGGATATTTCTCGCAGTTCTCGGAATTGAGGGGCGGCCTGTCCGTTCAGCAAGAGCTGGAGGCATGCTTCGAGCTGGTCGCGGCGATCGAACGAGAGCTGCAAGAGGTCGGGGAGAAGCTGGGTGTCGCTGCCGACGACAGGGAGATGGACAGGCTGCTAGCCAGGCAGGCGGAGCTATTCGAGCAGATGGAGCATCTCGATGGCTGGAACGTATCCGTCGAGATCGACACGGTGCTGACGAAGCTGGGGTTCAACGACAGATCGCGCCATCAGCCGATCGATGAGCTCTCGGGAGGATGGCGCAACCGCGCCGCGCTCGCCAAGATGTTGATCCAGCTGCCCGACGTCGTGCTGCTCGACGAGCCGACCAATTACTTGGATATGGAAGGCATCGCTTGGCTGGAGCAGTGGCTGTACCGGTTCAAGGGCGCCATGATTTTGGTGTCCCATGACCGGCAATTCATCGACAAGGTCGTTACGCGCACGATTGAGATCGAGAATTATCATTTTCAGGAATACGAAGGCAATTACACCGATTACGTTCGCAAAAAGAAAATGCGCAAGAAGGAGCTCGACCGCCAGTTCGAGTGGGAGGAAGAGCTGCTGCTCATGGAGTCCGAGGCGATCGACGACCGCGCGAACAGGAAGTCGGGCTCCAAGGACCGGCTCTCGCGCAAGCTGGCGGATAACAAAAAGCGAATCGAGCCGCATCCGGTTAACGTGCTGATTACCGATATTTACGAGCGACTGCGCTTTCCGGACAAGTTATGCGAAGCGAAGAAGATCGGGCAGACCTACGAGGGGCGGCAGATCTTCGAGAACGTCAGCTTCGATATTCAGAAGGAAGACCGCCTCGTCATCGTGGGGCCCAACGGAAGCGGGAAGTCTACGCTTATCAAGGCGCTTACCGGGCAGGAGAAGCCGGAGTCCGGAGAGGTGGTCTGGGAGAAGGGCGTCAGCTACGCTTACTTCAACCGGATGTGGGAGGAGCTCGATCCTAAGGATACCGTCAGCCATGCGGTGAATACGTATGGATTGGGACTCGACGCTCCCCGCAAAAAGGTGAACAAATTCCTGGCCATGCTGCAATTTTCGGAGGCGGATCTGAGCAAGGCCATCGGCAATCTGTCCGGCGGGCAGAAGGCGCGGGTGGCGCTGGCCAAGTGTCTTCTCTCCGGTGCGGCCGTGATCATCCTGGACGAACCGACCAACCATCTGGATCTCACGAGCATTCAGGTGATGGAGCAGGCGCTGATCCATTTTCCCGGCGCGGTCATTACGGTAAGCCACGATCGCTTCTTCATCGATAAGATCGGGACGAAGATGCTGACCTTCGATCCGTTAACGGGAGTGACCGAGCAAAGTTTATAG
- a CDS encoding nitroreductase family protein, producing MFNHIQNNDFASIVKGRRSVRNYDENVKISKEELREIISEASLAPSSANMQPWRVAVVDTPEGKEKLRPLVRFNTLQNDTSSAMLIIFGDIQSYAYAQEIYDAAVEQGKMPAEVRDSQLKTILSMFPTLPRELLVEVAKIDSSLFAMQLMLVARAHGYDTNPMAGFETDQVAKAFDLEEERYVPVMIISIGKAKEEGYESVRLDSEKITFWR from the coding sequence ATGTTCAACCATATTCAAAATAACGATTTTGCCAGCATTGTGAAGGGCCGGCGTTCCGTTCGCAACTATGACGAAAACGTTAAAATATCGAAGGAGGAGCTGCGCGAAATCATATCGGAAGCCAGCTTGGCTCCTTCCTCTGCCAATATGCAGCCTTGGCGCGTCGCGGTGGTGGATACACCGGAGGGAAAAGAAAAACTTCGGCCGCTCGTACGGTTTAACACGCTGCAGAACGACACTTCGTCCGCCATGCTAATCATTTTCGGGGATATCCAAAGCTATGCCTATGCGCAAGAAATATACGATGCCGCTGTGGAGCAAGGTAAAATGCCGGCAGAGGTGAGAGACAGCCAGCTGAAAACGATCCTGTCGATGTTCCCGACGCTGCCTAGAGAACTGCTGGTTGAAGTCGCCAAAATCGATAGCAGCCTTTTTGCCATGCAGCTCATGCTGGTCGCTCGCGCGCACGGGTACGATACGAATCCGATGGCGGGCTTTGAAACGGATCAAGTGGCCAAAGCATTCGATTTGGAGGAGGAGCGCTACGTTCCGGTTATGATCATTTCCATTGGAAAAGCCAAAGAGGAAGGTTATGAATCCGTTCGATTAGATTCGGAGAAAATCACGTTCTGGAGATAA
- a CDS encoding MerR family transcriptional regulator, whose protein sequence is MRINDVAKLTGLPISTLRFYERKNIIPDTFVKRDPNNYRIYSEEVVDYLNDVKTLLSLEFSIEELRLLVDQQHHFSSEAKKKVVEQKLIEIENLQRQLQKSKAFLKAILEGEAKFQTKC, encoded by the coding sequence ATGAGAATAAACGATGTTGCTAAATTGACGGGTCTGCCGATCTCCACCTTGAGATTCTATGAACGCAAAAATATAATCCCGGACACATTCGTTAAACGAGATCCGAATAATTACCGCATTTACTCGGAGGAGGTAGTCGACTATCTCAATGACGTGAAGACCCTTCTATCCTTAGAATTCTCGATCGAAGAGCTGCGTTTGTTGGTCGATCAACAGCATCATTTCTCATCCGAGGCCAAGAAAAAAGTGGTGGAGCAGAAGCTCATCGAAATCGAAAATCTTCAGCGGCAGCTGCAAAAGTCGAAAGCATTTTTGAAGGCCATCCTGGAGGGGGAAGCCAAGTTTCAAACGAAGTGTTGA